Proteins encoded by one window of Anderseniella sp. Alg231-50:
- a CDS encoding DUF1989 domain-containing protein, with amino-acid sequence MSTLHTVPARRGKAAFVNKGQSIKIINTHGTQVVDFWAFVAGHLTEFTGMEQCRATWQHLYPQTGDALYSNRRRALMTLTEDTSPGRHDTLMAPCDNERYGLLGCTDYHDNCKDNMHAGLAELGYTVPFTPGSINLFMNIPWQQDGSLSFDPALSKPGDYVTLRAEIDVIAVMSCCPQDILDINSQTTTEAHFEILD; translated from the coding sequence ATGAGCACCCTCCACACAGTACCCGCGCGGCGCGGTAAGGCCGCTTTTGTCAACAAGGGCCAGTCGATCAAGATCATCAATACCCACGGCACGCAGGTCGTTGACTTCTGGGCATTCGTGGCCGGTCACCTGACCGAGTTCACCGGCATGGAGCAATGCCGCGCGACCTGGCAACACCTGTATCCGCAAACCGGCGATGCGCTGTATTCAAATCGCCGCCGCGCGCTGATGACCCTGACCGAGGACACCTCGCCGGGCCGCCACGACACCCTGATGGCCCCGTGTGACAACGAACGCTACGGGCTTCTGGGCTGCACCGACTATCATGACAATTGCAAGGACAACATGCACGCAGGGCTTGCCGAACTTGGCTACACGGTTCCGTTTACGCCGGGGTCCATCAACCTGTTCATGAACATTCCCTGGCAGCAGGACGGTTCTCTGTCCTTCGACCCTGCCCTGTCCAAACCAGGCGACTATGTGACCCTGCGTGCCGAGATCGATGTGATCGCGGTCATGTCATGCTGTCCGCAGGACATTCTCGACATCAACTCGCAGACCACTACCGAAGCGCACTTCGAGATTCTGGACTGA
- a CDS encoding arginine deiminase family protein: MASSAHAEHLYQTTIKLFGSEPEPPFEDERRLLADWGRKWGVDNDVGKIRSILMHRPGSELGMVDPAKKLEETGTFGDLEEGWYWQSDEIPPADDMRAQHDQLVEVLRAEGVEVHFLDGGTDRLLKACYTRDPVIMVKGGAIVCRMAPRIRQGEELIVTRTLANLGIPILRTIHSNGMLEGGSFAWLNPQTAVVGRSIRVNDEAISQLDDVLKRQGVELIVVDLCGYLIHIDGAFVMVDHDLALVDPTQLPFWFLERLKELKIRTIEITPADNGWIINGLAVAPGRYIMGDGASNRTLDAIQQAGVDIIPVQYHKMQLNGGGIHCSTTPLERDSL; this comes from the coding sequence ATGGCCTCATCTGCCCACGCCGAACACCTTTACCAGACCACGATCAAACTCTTCGGGTCGGAACCGGAGCCGCCGTTCGAGGACGAGCGCAGGCTGCTGGCGGACTGGGGCCGCAAATGGGGCGTCGACAATGATGTCGGCAAAATCCGCTCTATCCTGATGCACCGCCCCGGCTCCGAACTGGGCATGGTCGATCCGGCCAAGAAACTGGAAGAGACCGGCACGTTCGGCGACCTGGAAGAAGGCTGGTACTGGCAGTCGGACGAAATACCGCCGGCAGACGACATGCGCGCCCAGCATGACCAACTGGTGGAGGTTTTACGCGCTGAAGGTGTCGAGGTGCATTTCCTCGACGGCGGTACCGACCGGTTGTTAAAGGCGTGCTACACGCGCGATCCGGTGATCATGGTCAAGGGCGGCGCAATCGTGTGCCGCATGGCGCCGCGCATCCGCCAGGGCGAGGAACTCATTGTCACCAGGACACTGGCCAACCTGGGCATCCCGATCCTGCGCACCATTCATTCCAACGGCATGCTGGAAGGCGGCAGCTTCGCCTGGCTCAACCCGCAGACCGCCGTGGTGGGCCGCTCGATCCGGGTCAATGACGAGGCCATCAGCCAGCTGGACGACGTGCTGAAGCGGCAGGGAGTGGAACTGATCGTTGTTGATCTGTGCGGTTACCTGATCCACATCGACGGTGCTTTCGTGATGGTGGATCATGACCTGGCGCTGGTCGACCCGACACAACTGCCGTTCTGGTTCCTGGAGCGGCTGAAGGAGCTGAAAATCCGAACCATCGAGATCACACCCGCCGACAATGGCTGGATCATCAACGGGCTTGCCGTTGCACCCGGGCGCTACATCATGGGTGACGGCGCCAGCAACCGCACCCTGGACGCCATACAGCAGGCAGGCGTCGACATCATCCCGGTGCAGTACCACAAGATGCAACTGAACGGCGGTGGCATCCACTGTTCCACCACGCCGCTGGAACGCGACAGCCTATAG
- a CDS encoding sodium:proline symporter, protein MMTPLLLTLCVLAVISFLLTPRQRTVDGFYAGQSADGAAPSMVTLVFSQVTTWIFARSLLTAAILGFYYGIGGALAYTAYYLSFFTGAVIVDQIRFRHGFDSVQAFLADRFGSSGTTAYNLVVALRLLSEVFANLIVIGTLFGAEGSTLYLLAASAAAVFTLGYSMLGGLQSSLRTDVFQMSVFLVMLAVLVFALVGAPGWSISLIGDTARPVSDPGWILLMVAMMQVISYPMHDPVMMDRGFLADRRTTWKSFLHAGWLSMGCIFLFALLGVYAGTQAGEGEAMLAVLTRTLGEPTMLILNLALIVSAVSTLDSTLSSASKLAIKDMGLAAPTLFNGRIAMLVFMIGGLAFLLLDTKELYAAVAISGTASMFLTPVILFCIIGGRRVSLWAFHVAFVAAMSGAVLYYLETSNLGFMTQAFGIEHKYTKLLVICIAVLTAGNGAFALALKPKGAVAQTG, encoded by the coding sequence ATGATGACGCCCCTGCTGCTGACACTGTGTGTGCTTGCCGTAATTTCATTTTTGCTGACCCCGCGCCAGCGCACGGTAGACGGGTTCTATGCCGGGCAAAGCGCCGATGGTGCCGCGCCTTCCATGGTAACACTGGTGTTTTCGCAGGTGACCACCTGGATTTTTGCCCGTTCGCTGCTCACCGCAGCCATTCTCGGTTTTTACTATGGCATTGGCGGTGCGCTCGCCTACACAGCCTATTACCTGTCGTTTTTCACCGGCGCCGTCATCGTCGACCAGATCCGCTTCCGGCACGGTTTCGATTCCGTGCAGGCGTTCCTGGCGGATCGCTTCGGATCGTCCGGCACCACCGCATACAACCTGGTTGTTGCCCTGCGCCTGCTGTCGGAGGTGTTTGCCAACCTCATCGTGATCGGCACCCTGTTCGGTGCGGAGGGCTCGACCTTGTACCTGCTGGCGGCAAGTGCGGCGGCAGTATTCACGCTGGGTTATTCCATGCTCGGTGGCCTGCAGTCCTCATTGCGCACCGATGTCTTCCAGATGAGTGTCTTTCTGGTCATGCTGGCGGTGCTGGTATTCGCGCTTGTCGGTGCGCCCGGCTGGTCGATTTCACTGATTGGCGACACTGCAAGACCGGTTTCGGATCCGGGCTGGATCCTGCTGATGGTCGCCATGATGCAGGTGATTTCCTATCCCATGCATGACCCGGTGATGATGGACCGCGGTTTCCTTGCCGACCGCAGGACCACCTGGAAATCCTTCCTGCATGCCGGTTGGCTGTCGATGGGCTGTATTTTCCTGTTTGCACTGCTCGGGGTCTATGCCGGAACACAGGCCGGCGAGGGTGAGGCCATGCTGGCTGTCCTGACCCGTACCCTGGGTGAGCCAACCATGCTGATACTCAACCTGGCACTCATCGTGTCAGCGGTTTCCACGCTCGATTCAACCTTGTCGAGCGCATCGAAGCTTGCCATCAAGGATATGGGGCTTGCCGCTCCCACGCTGTTCAACGGTCGCATCGCCATGTTGGTGTTCATGATCGGCGGCCTGGCCTTCCTGCTGCTCGATACCAAGGAACTTTACGCCGCCGTTGCCATCTCCGGCACCGCATCCATGTTCCTGACGCCTGTCATCCTGTTCTGCATCATCGGCGGCAGGCGGGTGTCCCTGTGGGCGTTTCACGTGGCTTTCGTCGCGGCCATGTCGGGCGCGGTGCTGTACTACCTGGAAACCAGCAATCTCGGTTTCATGACGCAAGCCTTCGGCATCGAGCATAAGTACACCAAGCTGCTGGTGATCTGCATCGCAGTGCTGACCGCAGGCAATGGGGCATTTGCCCTGGCCTTGAAACCGAAAGGTGCTGTGGCCCAGACAGGCTAA
- a CDS encoding HlyU family transcriptional regulator has protein sequence MSGFFSKLFGGGGEKSAPAFETETYKGYVIEPKPKGTSGTYNIAGSIRKEDDPDGPSHDFIRADTFTSTEEAARFSIIKAKQIIDQQGERLLN, from the coding sequence ATGAGTGGATTTTTCTCGAAATTGTTCGGCGGCGGTGGCGAAAAGTCCGCGCCCGCCTTTGAAACAGAAACCTACAAAGGCTATGTGATCGAGCCCAAGCCGAAAGGTACCAGCGGCACCTATAACATCGCCGGCAGCATCCGCAAGGAAGACGATCCGGACGGACCGTCGCACGACTTCATCCGGGCCGATACGTTCACCTCAACCGAAGAGGCTGCGCGCTTTTCCATCATCAAGGCCAAGCAGATCATCGACCAGCAGGGCGAGCGCCTGCTTAACTAG
- the gor gene encoding glutathione-disulfide reductase gives MSEYDYDLFVIGGGSGGVRAARIAATHGARVGIAEEYRYGGTCVIRGCVPKKLFVYASHFAESFEDAVGFGWSTKKVSFDWWTLISNKDKEIDRLNKIYITNLEKAGVELFNTRAEMRDPHSVFLVAEQRHVTAKYILIATGGVVKVDEQLPGIEHVITSNEAFHLEALPERIVIAGGGYIAVEFAGIFAGLGVDTTLLYRGDKILRGFDDDVRDHLTAEMKKKGIDVVTGQVFTKIEKHGEVLKGTLKNGEVLEAGQIMFAIGRAPYTQGLGLEHAGVETRANGAIKVDEYSQTNVDHIYAVGDVTDRVALTPVAIREGHAVADNLFDGKDIRMDHSLIPTAVFSQPEIGTVGLTEAEAREKFGDVDIYKSTFRPMKHTLSGRDERMLMKLIVEPVTDKVVGCHIMGPDAGEMAQLLGISVKMGATKADFDSTMAVHPTASEELVTMRTKWSG, from the coding sequence ATGTCTGAGTACGATTACGATCTCTTCGTCATTGGCGGCGGGTCCGGCGGCGTTCGCGCTGCCCGCATCGCCGCCACTCATGGTGCCAGGGTTGGCATTGCGGAAGAGTACCGCTATGGCGGCACCTGCGTCATCCGCGGTTGCGTGCCGAAGAAACTGTTCGTCTATGCCAGCCATTTTGCGGAGAGTTTTGAAGATGCCGTTGGCTTCGGCTGGTCCACGAAAAAAGTGTCTTTTGACTGGTGGACCCTGATCTCCAACAAGGACAAGGAGATTGATCGGCTCAACAAGATCTACATCACCAATCTTGAAAAGGCAGGCGTCGAACTGTTCAACACCCGGGCTGAAATGCGTGATCCCCATTCGGTGTTTCTGGTCGCTGAACAGCGCCATGTGACAGCGAAATACATTCTGATTGCCACCGGTGGTGTTGTGAAGGTTGATGAGCAACTGCCCGGCATCGAGCATGTGATCACGTCAAACGAGGCGTTTCACCTGGAAGCGCTTCCCGAACGCATCGTGATTGCAGGTGGCGGATATATCGCGGTCGAGTTTGCAGGCATATTTGCAGGCCTCGGTGTGGACACAACGCTTCTGTATCGCGGCGACAAGATCCTGCGCGGGTTCGACGACGATGTTCGCGATCATCTGACCGCCGAAATGAAAAAGAAGGGCATTGATGTCGTCACGGGCCAGGTCTTTACCAAGATCGAGAAGCACGGCGAGGTGCTTAAAGGGACACTCAAGAACGGTGAGGTGCTGGAGGCCGGACAGATCATGTTCGCCATCGGCCGTGCGCCCTATACGCAAGGGCTGGGCCTTGAACATGCCGGCGTCGAAACCAGGGCCAACGGCGCCATCAAGGTTGATGAATACTCACAGACCAATGTCGATCACATCTATGCGGTGGGCGATGTCACCGACCGGGTGGCGCTGACACCGGTCGCCATCCGTGAAGGTCATGCCGTTGCCGACAACCTGTTCGATGGCAAGGATATCAGGATGGATCACTCGCTGATCCCGACCGCGGTGTTCTCGCAGCCTGAGATCGGAACCGTCGGCCTGACCGAGGCCGAGGCGCGCGAAAAATTCGGCGACGTGGACATCTACAAATCGACCTTCCGACCGATGAAACACACCCTGTCGGGCCGCGACGAGAGAATGCTGATGAAGCTTATTGTGGAACCTGTGACCGACAAGGTCGTGGGTTGTCACATCATGGGACCTGACGCAGGCGAAATGGCCCAGTTGCTGGGGATTTCGGTCAAGATGGGCGCCACCAAGGCAGACTTTGATTCCACCATGGCAGTGCACCCGACAGCATCGGAAGAACTGGTCACCATGCGCACCAAGTGGAGCGGGTAA
- the rpiA gene encoding ribose-5-phosphate isomerase RpiA — protein sequence MTPDEAKEAAAREALQHVSEGMKIGLGTGSTAEKFVAGLGEMVADGLNVVCVPTSEATREQAESLNIPLTRLDEEPVLDLTVDGADELDANLTLIKGGGGALLREKIVASSSKQMIVIADHTKKVETLGAFSLPVEIVPFGVKATAMKLEHAGKWAGCNGALALRIRDGELFVTDNGNVIIDCAFGTIPDAQKLASVISTIPGVVDHGLFIGMAGMAILGGPDGLEIIES from the coding sequence GTGACACCTGACGAGGCCAAGGAAGCCGCCGCGCGCGAGGCATTGCAGCACGTAAGCGAAGGCATGAAGATCGGATTGGGGACGGGGTCCACGGCAGAGAAATTTGTCGCAGGACTTGGTGAAATGGTCGCGGACGGCTTGAATGTCGTTTGCGTGCCAACCTCCGAAGCAACCCGCGAACAGGCGGAAAGCCTCAACATCCCGCTGACCCGGCTCGATGAAGAGCCGGTGCTCGACCTGACGGTCGACGGTGCCGACGAACTGGATGCGAACCTGACCCTGATCAAGGGCGGGGGCGGGGCTCTGCTGCGTGAAAAGATCGTGGCGTCTTCATCTAAACAGATGATCGTCATTGCCGATCACACCAAGAAGGTTGAAACGCTCGGCGCGTTCTCGCTGCCGGTCGAAATTGTCCCCTTTGGCGTCAAGGCCACGGCCATGAAGCTGGAACACGCCGGTAAATGGGCCGGTTGCAATGGCGCGCTTGCTTTGCGTATCCGCGACGGCGAACTGTTTGTAACCGACAATGGCAATGTGATAATCGACTGCGCGTTTGGCACAATTCCCGATGCCCAGAAGCTGGCGTCGGTGATCTCGACCATCCCCGGTGTTGTCGATCACGGCTTGTTTATTGGAATGGCCGGCATGGCGATACTAGGTGGTCCCGACGGTCTGGAAATTATCGAAAGCTGA
- a CDS encoding succinate-semialdehyde dehydrogenase — protein MDAIKSQALRDILKDKSLLKEQCYIDGNWVSGDDIIEVTNPATGDVIASVPKLGVAETRKAIEAADRAMTDWAARTAKERCNIMRTWYNLIMENQEDLAQIMTAEQGKPLAESRGEIAYGASFIEFFAEEAKRIYGETIPSHKADARIVVTRQPVGVVAAITPWNFPNAMITRKAGPALGVGCSIVIKPASETPLSALSLCELAERAGIPAGIINVVTGKASEIGGEMTSSPTIKMLTFTGSTEIGKVLMKQCADTVKKVGMELGGNAPFIVFDDADLDAAVAGAMASKYRNAGQTCVCANRLLVQDGVYDAFAAKLKEAVDKMVVGDGTKDGVTTGPLINQAGVDKVQEHIQDAVDNGASVVAGGKALGGNFHELTILRDVTTDMKITREETFGPVAPLFRFKTEEEAIKMANDTEFGLACYFYTRDIGRVWRVGEGLDYGIVGINEGIISTEVAPFGGVKESGIGREGSIHGVEEYVEMKYMLMGGLDT, from the coding sequence ATGGACGCGATCAAATCCCAAGCACTGCGAGATATTCTGAAGGACAAATCACTGCTGAAAGAGCAGTGCTATATCGATGGCAACTGGGTTTCGGGTGACGATATCATTGAAGTCACAAACCCGGCTACGGGAGACGTGATTGCCTCGGTGCCCAAGCTTGGTGTCGCAGAAACCAGGAAGGCCATCGAAGCCGCTGACCGGGCCATGACGGACTGGGCCGCGAGGACCGCCAAGGAGCGCTGCAACATCATGCGCACCTGGTACAATCTGATCATGGAGAACCAGGAAGATCTGGCCCAGATCATGACCGCCGAACAGGGCAAGCCGCTGGCTGAGTCCCGTGGCGAAATTGCCTACGGCGCCTCCTTCATCGAGTTTTTTGCCGAAGAGGCCAAGCGTATTTATGGCGAGACCATTCCGAGCCACAAGGCAGATGCCCGTATTGTCGTCACCCGCCAGCCGGTCGGTGTCGTTGCAGCGATCACGCCGTGGAATTTTCCGAACGCCATGATCACCCGCAAGGCAGGTCCCGCGCTCGGTGTGGGCTGCAGCATCGTCATCAAGCCGGCTTCCGAGACACCCTTGTCCGCGTTGTCGCTTTGTGAGCTGGCCGAGCGCGCCGGCATACCTGCCGGCATCATCAATGTGGTGACCGGCAAGGCGTCGGAAATCGGCGGGGAAATGACCTCCAGCCCGACCATCAAGATGCTGACTTTCACCGGCTCCACGGAAATCGGCAAGGTGCTGATGAAGCAGTGCGCCGACACGGTGAAAAAGGTCGGCATGGAACTGGGTGGCAATGCGCCGTTCATCGTGTTCGATGATGCCGACCTGGACGCAGCGGTTGCCGGTGCCATGGCTTCCAAGTACCGCAATGCGGGTCAGACCTGCGTCTGCGCCAACCGCCTGCTGGTGCAGGACGGTGTTTATGACGCGTTTGCCGCGAAACTGAAGGAAGCGGTGGACAAGATGGTCGTTGGTGACGGCACCAAGGACGGCGTGACCACCGGGCCGCTGATCAACCAGGCCGGCGTCGACAAGGTGCAGGAGCATATCCAGGACGCTGTCGACAATGGCGCAAGTGTCGTGGCTGGCGGCAAGGCGCTCGGCGGCAATTTCCACGAACTGACCATCCTGCGTGATGTCACCACAGACATGAAGATAACCCGTGAGGAAACCTTCGGACCTGTAGCGCCGCTGTTCCGGTTCAAGACCGAGGAAGAAGCCATCAAGATGGCGAACGACACCGAGTTCGGCCTGGCATGTTATTTCTATACCCGCGACATCGGCCGGGTATGGCGTGTCGGTGAAGGGCTGGATTACGGCATTGTCGGTATCAATGAAGGCATCATTTCCACCGAGGTCGCACCGTTTGGCGGTGTCAAGGAATCCGGTATTGGCCGCGAGGGCTCAATCCATGGCGTAGAGGAATATGTAGAGATGAAATACATGCTGATGGGCGGTCTGGACACGTGA
- a CDS encoding HAD family hydrolase — MAKSAVIFDLDGTLIDTAPDLWGATNHVLKAHGRREVSLDDVYEMVGMGAKKLIERGFERTGEPARADMIDILFRQFIDFYSANITARSKPYPGVLALLDELKARGVGLAVCTNKLERLSVKLINGLDMDHYFSAVIGPDTTGVAKPDPRPLFAAIKATGCLRSRAVMIGDSATDIRTAQAAAIPVVAVSFGYTHTHVSAFEPDHIVDHFDEVLPILEGRFAAHA; from the coding sequence ATGGCCAAGTCTGCAGTAATTTTCGATCTGGACGGGACACTTATCGATACGGCTCCGGATCTTTGGGGAGCCACCAATCACGTCCTGAAAGCGCATGGGCGGCGTGAAGTGTCTCTGGACGATGTTTACGAAATGGTCGGCATGGGCGCCAAGAAGCTGATAGAGCGCGGTTTCGAGCGCACCGGAGAGCCTGCCCGCGCAGACATGATCGATATCCTGTTTCGCCAGTTCATCGACTTTTATTCAGCCAACATCACCGCCCGGTCAAAACCCTATCCCGGCGTACTGGCACTGCTTGACGAATTGAAGGCGCGCGGCGTCGGCCTTGCCGTGTGCACCAACAAGCTGGAACGCCTGTCGGTCAAATTGATCAACGGCCTCGATATGGATCATTATTTCTCAGCCGTCATCGGACCGGACACAACCGGCGTGGCAAAGCCTGATCCAAGGCCGTTGTTCGCCGCCATCAAGGCAACCGGTTGCCTGCGTTCACGCGCCGTCATGATCGGCGACAGCGCCACCGACATCCGCACAGCACAGGCCGCAGCCATACCGGTGGTTGCCGTCAGTTTCGGCTACACGCATACCCACGTATCAGCGTTTGAGCCCGACCATATCGTGGATCATTTCGACGAGGTGCTGCCGATACTCGAAGGCCGGTTCGCAGCTCACGCCTAG
- a CDS encoding c-type cytochrome, which produces MLRFSSTLLVLTALISPQTAYSADKALGETRYNETCINCHGPAGKGVASYPKVSGQEISYTTAKLEAYRKGIEQGSNSFLMIPMAKPLTDEEIANLAVYLKDAKYVVE; this is translated from the coding sequence TTGTTGAGATTTTCCAGTACACTATTGGTTTTAACAGCGTTAATCTCTCCTCAAACTGCGTACAGTGCCGACAAGGCACTAGGGGAAACCAGATATAACGAAACCTGTATTAACTGCCATGGACCAGCCGGAAAAGGCGTAGCCAGTTATCCAAAAGTTTCTGGCCAAGAGATTTCATATACGACTGCCAAACTAGAGGCCTACAGAAAAGGAATAGAACAAGGCTCAAACTCATTCCTCATGATTCCGATGGCCAAGCCATTGACTGATGAGGAAATTGCAAATCTGGCGGTGTATTTGAAAGATGCGAAGTACGTTGTTGAATAG
- a CDS encoding PQQ-dependent sugar dehydrogenase, protein MKKISSSFLSGALASALIFGVPLAAQADGHEGMDVPKIKATVVLKGLENPWDMAFLPDGTMFYTEKCKGLSVRTKDGTVNALYGVKGSSGYAATGDDLFCEAQAGVLGVVPDRHFAKNRILYLYSSSMKYRGDGCKTNFERCDGNIVMRFKVSDDLKSVSDRTDIVTDIQYKPFKSNQPFGDPGAHNGGRLRVGPGGYLWVAGGDRHRGVCPQDPKLLCGKVLRIDGDGNAHPDNNPPEGFDKRIYTYGHRNVQGIDFRASDGKAFTAEHGPWHNDEITALVNGGNAGWDPAQNTGGRGECPDEYCGYEPNQKEGMDPAIRAAYTPMSDTRFKDLMPATWNNNGFSQGTGSAAFLKGSNWGIYEGRLAVGIMGIGFGGTPAGSRVDMISITPDGLGINGITRMPLGFSKRFRGLVMGPDNALYVSVDAGEIYKVTAESMK, encoded by the coding sequence ATGAAAAAAATATCTAGTAGTTTTTTATCCGGAGCCCTGGCGTCTGCCTTGATCTTCGGTGTGCCTTTGGCTGCCCAGGCAGACGGTCACGAAGGCATGGACGTACCTAAGATCAAAGCAACGGTTGTGTTGAAAGGATTAGAGAATCCTTGGGACATGGCTTTCCTGCCGGACGGCACGATGTTCTACACCGAAAAATGCAAAGGTCTCTCTGTCAGAACTAAAGATGGGACCGTGAATGCACTGTATGGCGTGAAAGGGTCCTCAGGCTATGCCGCCACTGGCGATGACCTTTTTTGTGAAGCGCAAGCTGGTGTGCTTGGCGTGGTTCCAGATAGGCATTTCGCCAAGAACCGCATCCTCTACCTCTACTCGTCTTCGATGAAGTATCGCGGCGATGGCTGCAAAACCAATTTTGAAAGATGCGACGGCAACATCGTCATGAGGTTCAAGGTCAGCGATGACCTCAAGAGCGTTTCTGACCGGACGGATATCGTAACTGATATTCAGTATAAACCGTTCAAGTCCAATCAGCCTTTTGGTGACCCGGGCGCTCACAATGGCGGCAGACTCCGCGTTGGGCCCGGAGGCTATCTTTGGGTAGCTGGTGGCGACCGTCACAGAGGAGTTTGTCCTCAGGATCCAAAGCTACTGTGTGGTAAGGTTCTGCGGATCGATGGGGACGGCAATGCTCACCCGGACAACAATCCTCCCGAAGGCTTTGACAAGCGCATATACACGTATGGGCATAGAAACGTTCAGGGCATAGATTTCCGCGCAAGCGACGGCAAAGCGTTCACGGCTGAACATGGCCCGTGGCATAACGATGAAATCACCGCTCTTGTCAATGGCGGCAATGCCGGTTGGGACCCCGCGCAGAACACAGGCGGCAGAGGTGAGTGCCCGGACGAATACTGTGGTTACGAGCCAAATCAGAAAGAGGGAATGGACCCTGCGATTCGTGCTGCGTACACTCCGATGAGCGACACTCGCTTCAAAGACCTGATGCCGGCTACATGGAACAATAATGGGTTCTCCCAAGGAACCGGCTCTGCCGCTTTCCTCAAAGGTAGCAACTGGGGTATCTACGAGGGTCGCCTGGCGGTCGGCATCATGGGTATCGGTTTTGGTGGCACACCAGCAGGCTCGAGAGTTGACATGATCAGCATCACTCCTGATGGTCTGGGAATCAATGGAATCACGCGGATGCCTCTCGGATTCTCGAAGAGATTTCGTGGCCTAGTCATGGGGCCAGACAACGCGCTTTACGTTTCTGTCGATGCTGGCGAGATCTACAAAGTGACAGCGGAAAGCATGAAGTAA
- a CDS encoding surface-adhesin E family protein, producing the protein MNKELDLVRCDVVPDDMQLRTVETPQNFDAHLNKTFRSFFLMTRNKTAAFLIYSALTAIMASEASATGDGEGEWRMYSQELNGDVYFSDTSRVKRIENLHRVWSRVRYKTSVMGASSYQSLLEIDCSERTVRILQNTFFSDKHWKNPAMNTDMTEKPKRQIPKGSATERLSGILCDQ; encoded by the coding sequence ATGAACAAGGAACTGGACCTTGTTCGATGTGATGTTGTACCCGACGACATGCAACTTCGAACAGTTGAAACACCACAAAATTTTGACGCCCACCTAAATAAGACTTTTCGAAGTTTCTTCTTGATGACCAGAAATAAGACAGCAGCATTTTTGATCTACTCTGCGCTAACAGCCATCATGGCGAGTGAAGCCTCGGCTACTGGCGATGGAGAAGGCGAGTGGCGCATGTACTCCCAGGAATTGAATGGCGATGTCTATTTTTCTGATACTTCACGCGTGAAAAGGATCGAAAATTTACATAGAGTTTGGAGTAGGGTCCGGTACAAAACGTCCGTCATGGGGGCTTCAAGTTATCAAAGCTTATTGGAAATCGACTGCTCTGAGCGCACGGTGAGAATATTGCAGAATACTTTTTTCTCAGATAAGCACTGGAAAAATCCTGCGATGAACACTGACATGACGGAAAAGCCAAAGCGTCAGATACCGAAGGGCTCAGCGACGGAGCGCCTTTCCGGAATCTTGTGCGATCAATAA
- a CDS encoding glutamine amidotransferase — MKPFLILQLRPETEASDDEYRAILEQGRLDQSETVRIRLERDPIPGDLKLEDHAGVIVGGGPGCVSDAETKKSEIEKRIEDAVLNLMPAITESDFPYLGCCYGIGILAHHLGGKVNKERFSEEVGAVECQVTEDGEVDPLLTGLPDRFMAFVGHKEAVQGLPDGCSHLLASGPCPYQMIRYKSNVYATQFHPEADSQVFEARINIYKNKGYFPPSDADRIIEFCHQQDVRVPGQILKNFVDAYK, encoded by the coding sequence ATGAAACCATTTCTTATCCTGCAGCTTCGCCCCGAGACGGAAGCGTCGGACGACGAGTACCGGGCCATTCTCGAACAGGGCCGGCTGGATCAATCCGAGACGGTTCGCATCAGGCTTGAGCGTGACCCCATTCCCGGCGATCTGAAGCTTGAGGATCATGCCGGCGTCATCGTCGGGGGCGGACCGGGGTGCGTCAGTGATGCGGAGACCAAAAAATCCGAGATTGAAAAGCGCATAGAGGATGCGGTCCTGAACCTGATGCCGGCCATCACGGAATCAGATTTTCCGTACCTGGGGTGTTGTTATGGTATCGGCATCCTGGCCCATCATCTGGGGGGCAAGGTCAACAAGGAACGGTTCAGCGAAGAGGTCGGCGCCGTTGAATGCCAGGTGACTGAAGACGGGGAGGTCGATCCGCTGCTCACCGGCCTGCCGGACAGGTTCATGGCTTTTGTCGGCCACAAGGAAGCGGTGCAGGGCCTGCCGGACGGCTGTTCGCACCTGTTGGCGTCGGGTCCGTGCCCGTACCAGATGATCCGCTACAAATCCAACGTCTACGCGACCCAGTTTCACCCGGAGGCCGACAGCCAGGTTTTTGAAGCGCGCATCAATATCTACAAGAACAAGGGTTACTTTCCGCCGTCGGACGCCGACAGGATCATCGAGTTCTGCCATCAGCAGGACGTCCGGGTGCCGGGCCAGATTCTCAAGAACTTCGTGGATGCGTACAAATAG